GGCACGACCACGCGGATCGTGCTGCCGCTCACGCTCGCGATCCTCGACGGGATGTCGGTCAAGGTGGGCAGCGAGATCTTCATCCTGCCGCTGAACTTCGTGATGGAGTCGCTGCAGCCGTCGAACGACGACATCTACACGGTCGGCAACGGCGAGCGCGTGGTGCGCGTGCGCGGCGAATACCTGCCGCTGGTCGCGCTGCACGAGGTGTTCTCGGTCGAGGACGCGCGCACCGACCCGACGCAGGGGATCGTCACGATCATGGAAACCGAGGGGCGCCGCTTCGCGATGCTGATCGACGAGCTGGTCGGCCAGCAGCAGGTGGTCGTGAAGAACCTCGAAACCAACTACCGCAAGGTGCATGGCATCTCGGCGGCGACCATCCTCGGCGACGGCAGCGTCGCGCTGATCGTCGACGTCGCGGCGCTGAACCGCGAAACCCGTGCGACGCACGGCGCCCGAGCCGGCGCCGAGCTCGCCGTCTTCTGACTCTCGCCATTCAACCGATTGGGGGCAAACGTGTCTGCTGAAGTCCAAATGATCAATCCGGCCGCGGCGAATGCCGCGACGAGCCGCCGCGACGCGGCGCACGGCGATGCGACGGGCCAGGAATTCCTCGTGTTCACGCTCGGCGACGAGGAATACGGGATCGACATCCTGAAAGTGCAGGAAATCCGCGGCTACGACAGCGTCACGCGCATCGCGAACGCGCCCGAGTTCATCAAGGGCGTGATCAACCTGCGCGGGATCATCGTGCCGATCGTCGACATGCGGATCAAGTTCCACCTCGGCCGCGTCGAGTACGACCACCAGACCGTCGTGATCATCCTGAACGTGTCGAACCGCGTGGTCGGGATGGTGGTCGACGGCGTGTCGGACGTGCTGACGCTGCAGACCGACCAGATCATGCCGGCGCCGGAATTCGGCGCGACGCTGACGACCGAGTACCTGACGGGCCTCGGGACGGTCGACGGCCGGATGCTGATTCTGATGGACATCGAGAAGCTGATGTCGAGCCGTGAAATGGCGCTGATCGAGACACTCGGCGGGTAAGCGCGCCGCGCGCGCAGCAATTTCGGGAGAATCTGCAATGTTGCATAACTGGTCGATCCGCACGACGCTCACGGCGGTCGGACTCATCCTCGTGTGCCTGGCCGCCGCGGTCGGCGGGCTCGGCCTCTACGCGCTGAATCACGCGAGCCGTTCGCTCGACGAGATCGCGCACGTCGACCTGCCGGCGATCCACACGCTGGACGACACGGCCGCGTACCTGTTGCGCTCGCGCGTCGCGCTCGATCGCTTTCGTACGCTGACCGAAGCCGGCAATGCGGCCGACGCGGCGAAGGTGCTCGACCGCGCGCAGGAGCTGTATGCGAAGTCGAACCAGAACTGGCAGACGTTCCAGTCGACGCCGAAGCTCGGCGTCGAGCA
This DNA window, taken from Burkholderia cenocepacia, encodes the following:
- the cheW gene encoding chemotaxis protein CheW, translating into MINPAAANAATSRRDAAHGDATGQEFLVFTLGDEEYGIDILKVQEIRGYDSVTRIANAPEFIKGVINLRGIIVPIVDMRIKFHLGRVEYDHQTVVIILNVSNRVVGMVVDGVSDVLTLQTDQIMPAPEFGATLTTEYLTGLGTVDGRMLILMDIEKLMSSREMALIETLGG